A genomic window from Flintibacter sp. KGMB00164 includes:
- a CDS encoding acetyl-CoA hydrolase/transferase C-terminal domain-containing protein, with amino-acid sequence MFSDYKSKFVSPQEAARLAVHSGDWVDYGFGGGFPELMDRALAERRDELTDVKIRGGLVIRPRIEVVEQDPEQKAFHYYSWHIGDYERKLQSRGLCTFMPMLLRYLPQFYRHHIRVDVAFVPVSKPDEKGYCGLGISNYAWRTIFEAARTVVFEINEHLPTLQGVDGSHRVHLSEADYIVEGEHEPLPTRSYKEPTEVDIQIAKRVVEEIPNGAVLSLGVGGVPFTVAQMLAQSDLKDLGCHTGTISDAFLTLYRAGKLTNACKEVDRGYATWNLAMGSQELYDWLKEEPQLFRPADVDYVHDPHRMGDMSNFISINGGVQLDLMGQENAESAGTRQLSGTGGQLDFLEGAFRSPGGKGFICMNSARKTKDGTLKSNIVPFIPGGSTVSAPRGMIQYVATEYGVVKLSGLSLPERAQAMISVAHPQFRAELEAYAKENFR; translated from the coding sequence ATGTTTTCTGACTATAAAAGTAAGTTTGTCTCTCCTCAGGAAGCGGCTCGGCTGGCAGTACACAGCGGCGACTGGGTGGACTACGGCTTTGGCGGCGGTTTCCCGGAGCTGATGGACCGGGCGCTGGCGGAGCGGCGGGACGAGCTGACCGACGTAAAGATCCGGGGCGGTCTGGTGATCCGTCCCCGTATTGAAGTGGTGGAGCAGGATCCGGAGCAAAAGGCCTTTCACTACTACAGCTGGCACATCGGCGACTATGAGCGCAAGCTCCAGAGCCGTGGGTTGTGTACCTTTATGCCTATGCTTCTGCGCTATCTGCCCCAGTTTTACCGCCATCATATTCGGGTAGACGTGGCCTTTGTGCCGGTGTCCAAGCCTGATGAGAAGGGCTATTGCGGATTGGGTATCTCCAACTATGCCTGGCGTACCATCTTTGAGGCGGCCCGCACTGTAGTTTTTGAGATCAACGAGCATCTGCCCACCCTCCAGGGGGTGGACGGCTCTCACCGGGTCCACCTGTCTGAGGCCGACTACATCGTGGAAGGGGAGCACGAGCCTCTGCCCACCCGCTCCTACAAGGAGCCCACCGAGGTGGATATCCAGATTGCCAAGCGGGTAGTCGAGGAGATCCCCAACGGAGCGGTACTGTCTCTGGGTGTGGGCGGCGTACCCTTTACCGTGGCCCAGATGCTGGCCCAGTCTGATTTGAAGGACCTGGGCTGTCATACCGGCACAATCAGCGACGCCTTTCTCACCCTGTACCGGGCGGGCAAGCTGACCAACGCCTGCAAGGAGGTGGACCGGGGTTACGCTACCTGGAACCTGGCCATGGGTTCCCAGGAGCTCTACGACTGGCTGAAGGAGGAGCCCCAGCTCTTCCGTCCCGCCGATGTGGACTATGTACACGATCCTCACCGTATGGGAGACATGTCCAATTTCATCAGCATCAACGGCGGAGTGCAGTTGGACCTGATGGGTCAGGAAAACGCGGAATCAGCGGGTACCCGTCAGCTCTCCGGCACCGGCGGCCAGCTGGACTTCTTGGAGGGAGCGTTCCGATCTCCCGGCGGAAAGGGGTTTATCTGCATGAACTCTGCCCGCAAGACCAAGGACGGGACCCTGAAGTCCAACATCGTTCCCTTCATTCCGGGAGGCAGTACCGTGTCCGCTCCCAGAGGGATGATCCAGTATGTGGCTACCGAGTACGGCGTGGTCAAGCTGTCCGGTCTGTCCCTGCCTGAGCGGGCCCAGGCTATGATTTCGGTGGCACATCCCCAGTTCCGCGCGGAGCTGGAGGCCTACGCAAAAGAGAATTTCCGATAA
- a CDS encoding DUF6054 family protein — protein MDENTFLVSLSMEETAKKIHSAVVDGSITGELLDHYVIQGQGTQYCIVAVYEKHYWRAGNRLTLTVTIDNLSGPTRVHCIGGGGGEGLFRFDWGAASSFSSLVYECLRDDML, from the coding sequence ATGGACGAAAACACCTTTTTGGTCTCCTTGTCTATGGAAGAGACCGCTAAAAAGATCCACTCCGCTGTGGTGGACGGAAGCATCACCGGAGAACTTCTTGATCACTATGTGATCCAGGGCCAGGGAACTCAGTATTGCATCGTGGCCGTCTATGAAAAGCACTATTGGCGGGCAGGCAATCGTCTGACCCTCACGGTTACCATCGATAATCTCTCCGGCCCCACCCGGGTGCACTGCATTGGCGGCGGCGGAGGCGAGGGGCTGTTCCGTTTCGACTGGGGCGCGGCCTCCTCCTTCTCCTCCCTGGTCTATGAGTGCCTGCGCGACGATATGTTATAA
- a CDS encoding YgiQ family radical SAM protein, with protein sequence MGFDRDLFLPVSREDMDRRGWDSYDVLLITGDAYVDHPSFGPTIIGRVLEAEGYRVAILAQPDWHSAAPFQALGRPRLAVMISAGNLDSMVAHYTAARKRRHDDAYSPGRKAGLRPDHATVVYSNRVREAFGDIPIIIGGLEASLRRFAHYDYWEDKVRRSILFDAQANILTYGMGELASKEIISRLASGTPVDEITDVRGTCVAAAHPGVCAYPWVEVPSFEEVSSSKEAYARANMVEYNEHDPFVGKAILQKHGRQFLLVNPPARPLTTAEMDEVAELPYVREPHPMYDEMGGVPAIEEVRFSVTHNRGCFGACNFCSLAFHQGRVISCRSHQSVIREVKALTEHPGFKGYIHDVGGPSATFRRPSCQKQLKHGMCKNRACLAPEACPNLDADHTDYMMLLRKLREIPKVKKVFIRSGIRFDYLMKDPSGEFFTDLIQHHISGQLKVAPEHCVAHTLDYMGKPHIEVYEKFREKYFKLNRRYGKDQYLVPYLISSHPGCTLEDAVQLAEWLNKQGHMPEQVQDFYPTPGTLATCMWYTGLDPRTMKPVFVPKTPHDKALQRALMQWRKPQNRALVLEALHKTGREDLIGYGKHCLIRPGKGQSYGAQGSKDSRPAAKGKGGSASQGRRKAPGDPRKERFDGRHTAEKKNAPSTPKRKAGWAKPKPPVTKGTKGRKKR encoded by the coding sequence ATGGGATTTGACCGCGACCTATTTTTACCTGTAAGCCGGGAGGATATGGACCGCCGGGGCTGGGACAGCTACGATGTGCTGCTCATCACCGGCGACGCCTACGTGGACCATCCCTCCTTCGGCCCTACGATTATTGGCCGGGTGCTGGAGGCTGAAGGCTACCGGGTGGCCATTCTCGCCCAGCCAGACTGGCACAGCGCCGCCCCCTTCCAGGCTCTTGGGCGTCCCCGGCTGGCGGTGATGATCTCGGCAGGCAACCTGGACTCCATGGTGGCCCACTATACCGCCGCCCGGAAACGCCGTCACGACGACGCCTACTCTCCCGGTCGGAAAGCCGGACTGCGTCCCGACCACGCCACGGTGGTCTACTCCAACCGGGTGCGGGAAGCCTTTGGCGACATTCCCATCATCATCGGCGGCCTGGAGGCCTCTCTGCGCCGCTTTGCCCACTACGACTACTGGGAGGACAAGGTTCGCCGCTCCATTCTCTTTGACGCGCAGGCAAACATTCTCACCTATGGCATGGGCGAGCTGGCCTCCAAGGAGATCATCTCCCGGTTGGCCAGTGGCACCCCTGTGGATGAGATCACCGATGTGCGGGGCACCTGCGTGGCCGCCGCCCATCCCGGTGTGTGCGCCTACCCCTGGGTGGAAGTCCCCTCTTTTGAGGAGGTATCCTCCAGCAAGGAGGCCTACGCCCGGGCCAATATGGTAGAGTACAACGAGCACGATCCCTTCGTGGGCAAGGCCATCCTGCAAAAGCACGGCCGCCAGTTCCTGCTGGTCAACCCGCCCGCCCGGCCTCTTACCACGGCGGAGATGGACGAAGTTGCCGAGCTGCCCTATGTCCGGGAGCCCCATCCCATGTACGATGAGATGGGGGGCGTGCCTGCGATTGAAGAAGTGCGCTTCTCAGTGACCCACAACCGTGGCTGCTTTGGCGCCTGCAACTTCTGCTCCCTGGCCTTCCACCAGGGACGAGTCATCTCCTGCCGCAGCCACCAGAGCGTCATCCGGGAGGTAAAAGCCCTGACCGAGCACCCCGGCTTCAAGGGCTATATCCACGACGTGGGCGGTCCCTCTGCCACCTTCCGCCGCCCTTCCTGTCAGAAGCAGCTCAAGCACGGCATGTGCAAAAACCGGGCCTGTCTGGCCCCCGAGGCCTGCCCTAACCTGGACGCCGACCACACCGACTACATGATGCTGCTACGCAAGCTTCGTGAGATCCCCAAGGTAAAGAAAGTATTTATCCGGTCGGGCATCCGCTTTGACTACCTAATGAAGGACCCCAGCGGAGAGTTTTTCACCGACCTCATCCAGCACCACATCTCCGGCCAGCTGAAAGTAGCTCCGGAACATTGTGTGGCCCACACCCTGGACTATATGGGCAAGCCCCATATCGAGGTCTACGAAAAATTCCGTGAGAAGTATTTTAAGCTCAACCGCCGCTATGGAAAGGACCAGTATCTGGTCCCCTACCTCATCTCCTCCCATCCCGGCTGCACTCTGGAGGATGCGGTTCAGCTGGCCGAGTGGCTCAACAAGCAGGGCCATATGCCCGAGCAGGTCCAGGACTTTTATCCCACTCCCGGCACCCTGGCCACCTGCATGTGGTACACCGGCCTGGATCCCCGGACCATGAAGCCGGTGTTTGTCCCCAAGACACCCCATGACAAGGCCCTCCAGCGGGCTCTCATGCAGTGGCGCAAGCCTCAGAACCGTGCCCTGGTGTTGGAGGCTCTCCACAAGACGGGCCGTGAGGATCTCATTGGCTACGGCAAGCACTGCCTCATCCGCCCCGGCAAGGGACAGTCCTACGGGGCACAGGGCAGCAAGGACAGCCGTCCTGCCGCCAAGGGAAAGGGCGGAAGTGCCTCCCAAGGCAGAAGGAAAGCCCCCGGCGATCCCAGGAAGGAACGCTTTGACGGACGACACACCGCAGAAAAGAAGAACGCTCCCAGCACCCCCAAGCGTAAGGCGGGCTGGGCCAAGCCCAAGCCCCCGGTGACAAAGGGCACCAAGGGTCGCAAAAAGCGATAA
- a CDS encoding dihydroorotate dehydrogenase: MPNVDMSVTLAGMTMKNPICVASGTYGFGREYGQFYDLSEIGGICAKGLTLHRREGNPAPRIAETPMGILNSVGLQNPGVDAFIAEELPFLRQYDVKVIANISGNTPEEYGIMCEKLSEAGVDMIEVNISCPNVKAGGLAYGTRPELAAEVTQVAKAHAGKVPVMVKLSPNVTDITEIARAVEDGGADAVSLINTLRGMRIDVNTHRPILKMNTGGMSGPAVLPVAVRMVWEVAQAVKIPILGMGGVSRGEDAAQLMLAGATAVAVGTAMFADPFAPIKVRDELADIASRQGLERVAQLTGGVQPW, encoded by the coding sequence ATGCCTAATGTGGATATGAGCGTCACCCTGGCCGGGATGACCATGAAAAACCCCATCTGTGTAGCCTCCGGCACCTACGGCTTTGGCCGGGAGTACGGCCAGTTTTATGATCTGAGCGAGATCGGCGGTATCTGTGCCAAGGGACTGACCCTCCACCGCCGGGAGGGAAATCCTGCCCCCCGTATTGCAGAGACCCCTATGGGCATCCTAAACTCCGTGGGCCTGCAAAATCCCGGGGTAGACGCCTTTATTGCGGAAGAGCTGCCCTTCCTGCGCCAGTATGACGTGAAGGTCATCGCCAACATTTCTGGTAACACCCCCGAGGAATACGGCATCATGTGTGAAAAGCTCTCGGAAGCTGGGGTGGATATGATTGAGGTCAACATCTCCTGCCCCAACGTAAAGGCAGGCGGCCTGGCCTACGGCACCCGCCCTGAGCTGGCCGCTGAAGTCACCCAGGTAGCTAAGGCCCATGCAGGCAAAGTGCCCGTCATGGTGAAGCTCTCCCCCAATGTCACCGACATTACCGAGATTGCCCGGGCGGTGGAGGACGGCGGCGCTGACGCCGTGTCCCTCATCAACACTCTGCGCGGCATGCGTATCGATGTGAATACCCACCGTCCTATTTTGAAGATGAACACTGGCGGCATGTCCGGCCCCGCCGTCCTGCCTGTGGCAGTGCGGATGGTCTGGGAGGTTGCCCAGGCGGTGAAGATTCCCATCCTTGGCATGGGCGGCGTGAGCCGCGGCGAGGATGCGGCTCAGCTGATGCTGGCCGGAGCCACCGCGGTTGCCGTAGGCACCGCCATGTTTGCCGATCCGTTCGCTCCCATCAAGGTTCGGGATGAGCTGGCCGATATTGCCTCCCGGCAGGGTCTGGAGCGTGTGGCTCAGCTCACCGGAGGCGTTCAGCCCTGGTAA
- a CDS encoding bifunctional histidine phosphatase family protein/GNAT family N-acetyltransferase — protein sequence MTTIYLIRHAEAEGNLYRRIHGWYDSLITKNGERQIQALQQRFDSVPIDAVYSSDLIRTQLTAGAVYLPKGLPLHLHPGLREIHMGDWEDRTWGEVRHFQGDQLALFNHTDPGFQAPGDGEGFGPLGDRVYEAIRSIAQKHPDQNVALFSHGTAIRQFLGKVKGTEPEQWKDLPHFDNTAVTCLAWDGNVFHIIYEGDNSHLDESISTLARQSWWRKGGQKAEDVNLWFRPLDPEKEQELYLAARRDTWITVHGTELPFDGPGFWEVARRDLEMSPWGVSVAMAGDQFAGMIQLDLERFRSDGAGYIPLCYMAPEFRNRGLGVQLLGHAVSIFRKEGRQGLRLRCALNNDHAQHFYDKYGFHKIGVEEGKWFPLDVLEKPICRPDIPNVAE from the coding sequence ATGACAACAATTTACCTGATTCGTCATGCGGAGGCAGAGGGAAACCTCTATCGCCGCATCCACGGTTGGTACGATTCTCTGATCACGAAAAATGGAGAGCGTCAGATTCAGGCGCTTCAGCAGCGGTTTGACTCGGTTCCCATTGACGCGGTCTACTCCAGCGACCTCATCCGCACCCAGCTCACCGCAGGGGCTGTATATCTCCCCAAGGGTCTGCCTCTCCACCTGCACCCCGGACTGCGGGAGATCCACATGGGCGACTGGGAGGACCGCACCTGGGGCGAGGTGCGCCACTTCCAGGGAGATCAGCTGGCTCTGTTCAACCATACAGATCCCGGCTTCCAGGCTCCTGGCGACGGAGAGGGCTTCGGCCCGCTGGGAGACCGGGTCTATGAAGCCATCCGCTCCATCGCCCAAAAGCACCCCGACCAGAATGTGGCTCTCTTCAGCCACGGCACTGCTATCCGGCAGTTTTTAGGCAAGGTCAAAGGAACAGAACCTGAGCAGTGGAAGGACCTGCCTCACTTTGACAACACCGCCGTTACCTGCCTGGCCTGGGACGGAAACGTCTTCCATATCATCTATGAGGGCGACAACTCCCATCTGGATGAGTCCATCTCCACGCTGGCCCGCCAGTCCTGGTGGCGCAAGGGCGGCCAGAAGGCGGAGGACGTAAACCTTTGGTTCCGCCCCCTGGACCCGGAAAAGGAACAGGAGCTCTATCTCGCCGCCCGGCGGGACACTTGGATCACCGTCCACGGTACCGAGCTGCCCTTTGACGGTCCCGGCTTCTGGGAAGTCGCCCGGCGTGATTTGGAAATGTCCCCTTGGGGCGTATCCGTGGCTATGGCCGGAGACCAGTTTGCCGGCATGATCCAGCTGGATCTGGAGCGCTTCCGCTCGGACGGAGCGGGTTACATCCCCCTGTGCTACATGGCTCCCGAGTTCCGCAACCGCGGGCTGGGCGTGCAGCTGCTGGGGCACGCAGTATCCATCTTCCGCAAGGAGGGCCGCCAGGGTCTGCGTCTGCGCTGTGCGCTCAATAACGATCACGCTCAGCATTTCTATGATAAATACGGTTTCCACAAGATCGGCGTGGAAGAGGGCAAATGGTTCCCCCTGGACGTGTTGGAAAAACCCATCTGCCGCCCCGATATTCCAAATGTGGCAGAATAA
- a CDS encoding DUF1622 domain-containing protein — protein sequence MLEELIAMLLPPIISICELMGIFVVAVSAVRAFWNYCKGLVTHVPLDVKFDLANGLATSLEFKMAAEILKTVLVRDLNELVVLGAVVLLRALLSLLIHFEMKSHG from the coding sequence ATGCTGGAAGAATTGATCGCCATGCTTCTGCCCCCGATCATCTCCATCTGTGAGCTGATGGGCATCTTTGTGGTGGCTGTTTCCGCTGTGCGCGCCTTCTGGAACTACTGCAAAGGCCTGGTCACTCACGTCCCGCTGGACGTAAAATTTGACCTGGCCAACGGACTGGCCACCAGTCTGGAATTTAAAATGGCGGCAGAGATCCTGAAAACCGTGCTGGTGCGGGATCTGAACGAACTGGTTGTCCTGGGGGCGGTGGTCTTGCTGCGGGCGCTGCTGTCTCTGCTGATCCACTTTGAAATGAAGTCCCACGGCTGA